The following proteins are encoded in a genomic region of Salvelinus namaycush isolate Seneca unplaced genomic scaffold, SaNama_1.0 Scaffold201, whole genome shotgun sequence:
- the LOC120037996 gene encoding dynein heavy chain-like, with translation MVLPDVDLDYTVNYTVDYTVDYTVNYTVDYTVDYTVDYTVNYTVDYTVDQTVDQTVDYTVDYTVDYTVDYTVDQTVDYTVDQTVDYTVDYTVNYTVDYTVDYTVDYTVDYTVDYTVDYTVDYTVDYTVDYTVDYTVDYTVDYTVDYTVDYTVDQTVDHTVDYTVDYTVDYTVDYTVDQTVDYTVNYTVNYTVDQTVDYTVDYTVNYTVDQTVDQTVDYTVNYTVNYTVDYTVDYTVNYTVDYTVDYTVDYTVNYTVNYTVNQTVDYTVNYTVNYTVNQTVDYTVDYTVDYTVDYTVDYTMDYTVDYTVNQTVNQTVDYTVDYTVDYTVDHTVDYTVDYTVDHTVDYTVDHTVDHTVDHTVDYTVDHTVNQTVDYTVDYTVDYTVDHTVDYTVNYTVNQTVDYTVDYTVDYTVDHTVDHTVDHTVNYTVNHTVNYTVNQTVDYTVDYTVDHTVDHTVDYTVDYTGSRALK, from the exons ATGGTACTGCCTGACGTGGACT tggactacacagtGAACTACACAGTGGACTACACAGTGGACTACACAGTGAACTACACAGTGGACTACACAGTGGACTACACAGTGGACTACACAGTGAACTACACAGTGGACTACACAGTGGACCAAACAGTGGACCAAACAGTGGACTACACAGTGGACTACACAGTGGACTACACAGTGGACTACACAGTGGACCAAACAGTGGACTACACAGTGGACCAAACAGTGGACTACACCGTGGACTACACCGTGAACTACACCGTGGACTACACAGTGGACTACACCGTGGACTACACCGTGGACTACACAGTGGACTACACAGTGGACTACACCGTGGACTACACCGTGGACTACACAGTGGACTACACAGTGGACTACACCGTGGACTACACAGTGGACTACACAGTGGACTACACAGTGGACTACACAGTGGACCAAACAGTGGACCACACCGTGGACTACACCGTGGACTACACCGTGGACTACACAGTGGACTACACAGTGGACCAAACAGTGGACTACACAGTGAACTACACAGTGAACTACACAGTGGACCAAACAGTGGACTACACAGTGGACTACACAGTGAACTACACAGTGGACCAAACAGTGGACCAAACAGTGGACTACACAGTGAACTATACAGTGAACTACACAGTGGACTACACAGTGGACTACACAGTGAACTACACAGTGGACTACACAGTGGACTACACAGTGGACTACACAGTGAACTACACAGTGAACTACACAGTGAACCAAACGGTGGACTACACAGTGAACTACACAGTGAACTACACAGTGAACCAAACAGTGGACTACACAGTGGACTACACAGTGGACTACACAGTGGACTACACAGTGGACTACACCATGGACTACACCGTGGACTACACAGTGAACCAAACAGTGAACCAAACAGTGGACTACACAGTGGACTACACCGTGGACTACACAGTGGACCACACAGTGGACTACACAGTGGACTACACAGTGGACCACACAGTGGACTACACAGTGGACCACACAGTGGACCACACAGTGGACCACACAGTGGACTACACAGTGGACCACACAGTGAACCAAACAGTGGACTACACAGTGGACTACACCGTGGACTACACAGTGGACCACACAGTGGACTACACAGTGAACTACACAGTGAACCAAACAGTGGACTACACAGTGGACTACACCGTGGACTACACAGTGGACCACACAGTGGACCACACAGTGGACCACACAGTGAACTACACAGTGAACCACACAGTGAACTACACAGTGAACCAAACAGTGGACTACACAGTGGACTACACCGTGGACCACACAGTGGACCACACAGTGGACTACACAGTGGACTACACAGGCAGTAGAGCACTTAAATAA